From Oryza sativa Japonica Group chromosome 4, ASM3414082v1, one genomic window encodes:
- the LOC4335965 gene encoding pentatricopeptide repeat-containing protein At2g06000, whose protein sequence is MTTPAAAAAAAASSSSASSPPNPPPPSLSLMPSRLHALLCIYLPHPRPLARLLHYSAAGPPSQQQQLPPSSSPPSPSHASAELWIAKALASAALLRPRHLPGFRRIDPSPLAAAAALRLAPCASSALAVFTALHCSPLSITPSAHSCQQIIVVLCRSGRQADALQLFDQMTTHYGYSPDARFLSFLVSSCTCANLLDASATLLSKASEFGCRVEAYAYNKLMSSLIGRGRVHDVVALFERWIQDRVYSPDVWSFNVVIKGVCRVGQVQKALELVERMNEFGCSPDTVTHNILVDGLCRTNEVSRGHEVLRRLQRDGVCMPNVVTFTSVISGYCKAGKLEDAMAVYNDMVASGIMPNTVTYNVLINGYGKVGDLGSAVEVYQQMTRLRCPPDVVTFSSLIDGYCRCGQLDDALRIWSDMAQHRIQPNVYTFSIIIHSLCKQNRSDEAIGLLNELNLRPDIAPQAFIYNPVIDVLCKCGKVDEANLIRKGMEEKGCRPDKYTYTILIIGYCMKSRISEAIMFFHEMVEAGCSPDSITVNCFISCLLKAGMPNEVDHVMRLASGGASSIQEVPSPVRQRLDISVAL, encoded by the coding sequence ATGAcgacccccgccgccgccgccgccgccgccgcctcctcctcctccgcctcctcgcccccgaaccctccaccgccgtcgctctctctgaTGCCTTCCCGCCTCCACGCCCTCCTCTGCATCTACCTGCCCCATCCCCGCCCCCTCGCCCGCCTCCTCCACTactccgccgccggcccgccgtcgcagcagcagcagctcccgccttcttcgtcgccgccgtcgccgtcgcacgCGTCGGCCGAGCTCTGGATCGCCAAGGCGCTCGCGTCCGCGGCATTGCTCCGCCCGCGGCACCTCCCGGGGTTCCGCCGCATCGACCCttccccgctcgccgccgccgccgcgctccgtcTCGCGCCGTGCGCCTCCTCGGCCCTCGCCGTCTTCACCGCGCTGCATTGCTCGCCGCTCTCCATCACGCCGTCCGCGCACTCCTGCCAGCAGATCATCGTGGTGCTGTGCAGGTCCGGCCGCCAGGCCGACGCCCTCCAGCTGTTTGACCAAATGACGACCCACTACGGGTACTCTCCCGACGCCCGTTTTCTCTCGTTCCTGGTCAGTTCCTGCACATGTGCAAACCTTCTGGATGCGTCCGCGACATTGCTATCGAAGGCATCGGAGTTTGGTTGCCGCGTAGAAGCATATGCGTATAACAAGCTCATGAGCTCGTTGATTGGCCGTGGACGGGTGCATGATGTTGTGGCGTTGTTTGAACGGTGGATTCAGGACAGGGTATATTCTCCAGATGTTTGGAGCTTTAATGTTGTCATCAAGGGGGTTTGTCGGGTGGGGCAAGTCCAAAAGGCGCTCGAGCTGGTCGAAAGGATGAATGAATTTGGGTGTTCACCAGATACTGTCACACATAACATCCTTGTGGATGGTCTATGCAGGACTAATGAGGTGAGTAGAGGTCATGAGGTGTTGAGGAGGCTCCAGAGGGACGGTGTTTGCATGCCCAATGTTGTGACATTCACCTCGGTGATCTCAGGTTACTGTAAGGCTGGGAAGTTGGAGGATGCAATGGCTGTATACAATGACATGGTTGCATCTGGGATAATGCCCAACACGGTTACATACAATGTGCTTATAAATGGATATGGCAAAGTTGGCGACTTGGGTTCTGCGGTGGAAGTGTATCAGCAAATGACGCGACTTCGGTGCCCTCCTGATGTTGTGACATTTAGTTCTTTGATTGATGGTTATTGTCGGTGTGGGCAACTTGATGATGCATTGAGGATTTGGAGTGATATGGCCCAGCATCGGATTCAACCAAATGTGTACACCTTTTCTATCATAATACACTCACTTTGTAAGCAGAACAGATCAGATGAAGCAATTGGTCTTTTGAATGAACTAAACTTGAGACCTGACATTGCACCACAAGCATTCATATATAACCCAGTGATAGATGTACTGTGCAAGTGTGGCAAGGTGGATGAAGCAAACTTGATTCGAAAGGGCATGGAAGAAAAAGGATGTCGCCCTGACAAGTATACATATACTATTCTAATAATTGGTTACTGCATGAAGAGTAGGATTTCAGAGGCTATCATGTTTTTCCATGAAATGGTGGAGGCTGGTTGTTCCCCTGACAGTATTACAGTTAATTGTTTTATTAGTTGCCTATTAAAGGCTGGGATGCCAAATGAGGTGGATCATGTAATGCGTCTTGCATCAGGGGGTGCTTCATCTATTCAGGAAGTCCCTTCTCCTGTGAGGCAAAGACTAGATATTTCAGTAGCTTTGTAG
- the LOC4335967 gene encoding signal peptidase complex subunit 2 isoform X1 → MASDGAAATPAKASPKKANLLDPHSIKHLLDETISDVVKSKGYAEDTRLGNWKLAIGAAVIAIALLAQFYPKKFPQNREFLLGCIALYVVLNVVLLILSYTKEKDAIMFTHPPAGSFNSTGLVISSKLPRFSDMYTITIASADPQSISANKPVHFTKSVTKWFTKEGVLVEGLFWKDVERLIDDYNTERKGK, encoded by the exons atggcgagcgacggcgcggcggccacgccggcgaaGGCGAGCCCGAAGAAGGCCAACCTCCTCGACCCCCACTCCATCAAGCACCTCCTCGACGAGACCATCTCCGAC GTCGTGAAGAGCAAGGGCTACGCGGAGGACACGCGGCTGGGCAACTGGAAGCTGGCGATTGGGGCGGCCGTGATCGCCATCGCTCTCCTCGCGCAGTTCTACCCGAAGAAGTTCCCCCAGAACCGCGAGTTCCTCCTCGGCTGCATCGCATTATAT GTGGTGTTGAATGTGGTGCTGTTGATACTTAGCTATACCAAGGAAAAGGATGCCATTATGTTCACACACCCTCCTGCG GGTTCTTTCAATAGCACTGGACTAGTTATATCTTCAAAATTACCAAGATTCTCGGATATGTACACTATCACAATAGCCAGTGCAGATCCCCAGTCTATTTCCGCCAATAAGCCAGTTCATTTCACTAAGAGTGTTACAAAATG GTTTACTAAGGAAGGAGTTCTCGTGGAAGGCCTGTTCTGGAAGGATGTTGAGAGGTTGATTGATGACTACAACACTGAGCGCAAGGGCAAATGA
- the LOC107278557 gene encoding vegetative cell wall protein gp1, which yields MAPTARPSPRPPPRAATLTTTLLLLLLSSLAVAAAQSPPPPPPPPPPPPPPPPPSPPPPSPSPSPPPPPPPPPPPPPPSPPPPSRALPQERASKKHPVPPPPSSRPRHRHPPPPRPRRLNFGEKLGIAFAGVAVAAQVVFATFLALRAWQLRRLDRAEVSSSTPLT from the coding sequence atgGCGCCAACCGCTCGCCCCTCCCCGAGGCCACCCCCACGAGCCGCGACCTTGACGACCACCCTCCTGCTgctactcctctcctccctcgccgtcgccgcagcccaatcgccgcctcctccaccgccgccgccgccgccgcctcccccgccacctccgccatctccccctccgccgtcgccgtcaccgtcaccgcctccgcctcctcctcctcctccgccgccgccgccgccgtcaccgccgccgccatcccgcgCGCTGCCGCAGGAGCGCGCGTCGAAGAAGCACCCCGTCcccccgccgccttcctcccgcccgcgccaccgccacccgcccccgccccgcccgcgGCGGCTCAACTTCGGGGAGAAGCTCGGGATCGCCTTCGCCGGCGTGGCCGTCGCGGCGCAGGTGGTCTTCGCCACCTTCCTCGCGCTCCGCGCGTGGCAGCTGCGGCGGCTCGACCGGGCCGAGGTGTCCTCGTCCACGCCCCTCACCTGA
- the LOC4335966 gene encoding uncharacterized protein: MASSSRGGGGGGGGVGPDGGVGDGPTTLDELYKINVVPAELHFKFRKELQGLRVGLNFEFYNLEVNDFEAKVVLKPLDYERKWKFHYKPISGDIQLLSKKIPVTKFLNLQVGIGHNFHLNATGWKWKLSTCLGGDGVSQIRNKSTLSMFPGFDLRVGWRAEYVLPEIHGAVGTGEPAFSMNYGRLQASIDRVEAIVTQSDRY; this comes from the exons ATGGCCTCGAgctcgcgcggcggcggcggcggcggcggcggcgtcgggcccGACGGGGGCGTCGGGGACGGGCCGACGACGCTCGACGAGCTGTACAAGATCAACGTGGTGCCGGCCGAGCTGCACTTCAAGTTCCGCAAGGAGCTCCAGGGCCTCCGCGTCGGCCTCAACTTCGAG TTCTATAATCTTGAGGTGAATGATTTTGAGGCGAAGGTAGTTCTGAAGCCTCTGGACTATGAACGGAAGTGGAAGTTCCACTACAAGCCCATCAGCGGTGATATACAGCTTCTTTCCAAGAAGATACCAGTAACGAAGTTTCTCAATCTACAG GTCGGCATTGGTCACAATTTCCATCTCAATGCCACTGGATGGAAGTGGAAGCTCTCTACGTGTTTGGGGGGAGATGGTGTCTCTCAGATAAGAAACAAATCGACACTCAGCATGTTCCCAGGGTTTGATTTGAGGGTCGGTTGGAGAGCTGAATATGTGCTTCCTGAGATTCATGG GGCTGTTGGAACAGGAGAACCTGCCTTCAGTATGAACTACGGGCGATTGCAAGCATCAATAGATCGAGTTGAGGCTATCGTAACACAGTCAGATCGGTATTGA
- the LOC4335967 gene encoding signal peptidase complex subunit 2 isoform X2 produces MASDGAAATPAKASPKKANLLDPHSIKHLLDETISDVVKSKGYAEDTRLGNWKLAIGAAVIAIALLAQFYPKKFPQNREFLLGCIALYVVLNVVLLILSYTKEKDAIMFTHPPAGSFNSTGLVISSKLPRFSDMYTITIASADPQSISANKPVHFTKSVTKWFTKEGVLVEGLFWKDVERLIDDYNTERKGK; encoded by the exons atggcgagcgacggcgcggcggccacgccggcgaaGGCGAGCCCGAAGAAGGCCAACCTCCTCGACCCCCACTCCATCAAGCACCTCCTCGACGAGACCATCTCCGAC GTCGTGAAGAGCAAGGGCTACGCGGAGGACACGCGGCTGGGCAACTGGAAGCTGGCGATTGGGGCGGCCGTGATCGCCATCGCTCTCCTCGCGCAGTTCTACCCGAAGAAGTTCCCCCAGAACCGCGAGTTCCTCCTCGGCTGCATCGCATT ATATGTGGTGTTGAATGTGGTGCTGTTGATACTTAGCTATACCAAGGAAAAGGATGCCATTATGTTCACACACCCTCCTGCG GGTTCTTTCAATAGCACTGGACTAGTTATATCTTCAAAATTACCAAGATTCTCGGATATGTACACTATCACAATAGCCAGTGCAGATCCCCAGTCTATTTCCGCCAATAAGCCAGTTCATTTCACTAAGAGTGTTACAAAATG GTTTACTAAGGAAGGAGTTCTCGTGGAAGGCCTGTTCTGGAAGGATGTTGAGAGGTTGATTGATGACTACAACACTGAGCGCAAGGGCAAATGA
- the LOC4335968 gene encoding peptidyl-prolyl cis-trans isomerase FKBP53 has protein sequence MSSFWGAEVKPGKPYTHTHIPRLGRLRLTQATLGGEAGKVEKGGGGKKNVVQLQCTVKNKDPVFLCALVPGQSETCHLELEFEEKHVTFSVLGPRSVHLAGYYIGDVYGEEIDDSDTGSDSLQGSDDDAFLDTDDDDSGADDGTVLIPLSPGNSDGEDDDSEYDSEDDDSEMIYNQRRGKSSVVIEEIQEDDKPAAGGAQKGSNKKQTSENGDDSKLQLVVRTPPAESLESEDEDGFPVSFSESKKRTDGSSKKKGNLNNKMSTEDRKRKSSAVGDHHDPSGEVKDENDGVSKKNKKAKAKKTAVGGVEKEIKQEDSPADLVDAKQKKNKNKNTSEAEAGAHQNTDKTKHIHTDAEEDTAQEASKKKKNKKKKTQEKNESENQTPKTQEKNAKGNQTSNTDLTGSESKKQPLQTRTFGNGMIIEEIEMGKPDGKKASPGKKVSVKYIGKLKNGTIFDSTVGRRAFDFRLGIGEVIKGWDIGINGMRVGDKRRLTIPPSMGYGNKRMGPIPQNSTLVFDVELVNVK, from the exons ATGTCGTCGTTTTGGG GCGCGGAGGTGAAGCCCGGGAAGCCCTACACCCACACCCACATCCCGCGCCTCGGCCGCCTGCGCCTCACCCAG GCGACGCTTGGAGGGGAGGCTGGGAaggtggagaagggcggcggtGGGAAGAAGAACGTGGTGCAGTTACAGTGCACTGTGAAGAACAAGGATCCCGTGTTCCTGTGTGCCCTGGTGCCGGGGCAGTCGGAGACTTGCCACCTGGAGCTCGAGTTCGAGGAGAAGCACGTCACGTTCTCGGTGCTCGGGCCGAGGAGCGTCCACCTCGCTGGATACTACATTGG TGATGTGTATGGGGAGGAGATAGATGACAGTGATACTGGTAGTGACTCTCTGCAAGGCTCAGATGATGATGCTTTTCTGGATACTGATGATGATGACAGTGGCGCTGATGATGGCACTGTTCTCATCCCATTATCTCCTGGAAACTCAG ATGGTGAAGATGATGATTCAGAGTATGACTCAGAGGATGATGACTCAGAGATGATATACAATCAGCGTAGAGGCAAAAGTTCAG TTGTTATTGAGGAAATTCAAGAGGATGACAAGCCTGCTGCTGGTGGAGCACAAAAGGGATCAAACAAGAAGCAAACCAGCGAAAATGGTGATGATTCTAAACTGCAGCTTGTTGTTAGGACTCCACCTGCTGAATCTTTGGAAAGCGAAGATGAAGATGGCTTTCCTGTATCATTTTCTGAATCAAAGAAAAGAACTGATGGTAGTTCTAAGAAAAAAGGCAACCTAAACAACAAGATGAGCACTGAAGATAGGAAAAGGAAAAGCAGTGCTGTTGGCGACCATCATGACCCTTCAGG ggaAGTAAAGGATGAAAATGATGGAGtgtcaaagaaaaataaaaaggccAAGGCCAAAAAGACTGCTGTGGGCGGTGTGGAAAAGGAGATCAAACAGGAAGATTCTCCAGCTGATCTTGTTGatgcaaaacaaaagaaaaacaagaacaaaaataCCTCAGAAGCAGAAGCTGGTGCTCATCAGAATACCGATAAGACAAAACATAT CCACACTGATGCTGAGGAAGACACTGCACAGGAGgctagcaaaaagaaaaagaacaagaaaaagaagacaCAGGAGAAGAATGAAAGTGAGAACCAGacaccaaaaacacaggagaaGAATGCTAAAGGAAACCAGACATCAAATACAGATCTTACGGGGTCAGAGAGCAAGAAGCAGCCGCTCCAAACACGCACTTTTGGCAATGGTATGATAATTGAGGAGATAGAAATGGGCAAACCAGATGGTAAAAAAGCCTCTCCTGGGAAAAAG GTTTCTGTTAAATACATTGGCAAGCTAAAGAATGGCACAATTTTTGACTCTACGGTTGGTCGAAGGGCATTTGATTTTAGACTCG GTATTGGGGAGGTCATTAAGGGCTGGGATATAGGCATCAATG